CGTGTCACCTCAAATGGTGCAAGTGCCTGTACATACTCATCGAAATAGAACATCATATATCTCGCTATGTAATCACCAAGCGGTGGAACAAGTGAATTGTTTTTCTTATCGTATCCAAATTTATTTATTATGTCAAATTGGTTTCCGTGAATGGCCAGAATCCCGGTATCTGGATTGTAATAATACGGTATGACCTGAACATTTAACAATTCAACCAATCTTTCTCGTAAGAGCCTGTTCGACAATAGATAATAATCATGGTTTCCAACAACGTAGAACACATTGTGGTTTTTCGCAAATTCCCTGAAAGCGTCAAAGACAAGGGGATGTTTTTTTGCTATGGCATCTATAACAGATCCATCGAGCTTTGTGCTGAGCTCATCGAATGGTACCAGTCCCATTTCCTTCACCGCACGACTTTCGAGTATCTCAAATCCATCTCCTACAATAATAATTTCAGCATCCGAATGCTGTGAGAAATCAACTATCAAATTTGAAAGTTCTGCATCGAACTCAAAGTCATCTTTTGCCGAACCGTCTCCAATATGCAAATCACTCAGGAAAAGTCTTTTCACCGATTTTCTACCTCGCAAATATTACGGCTATTGCGAAGAATATTTCCTTTGGTAATTATACACCGTGTTTTTAAACGGAAAATGTTGATAATCAAGAATCAGTTTTGAGAAGAGATTCATTTCCATCATGACATTGTGGTAAAATAATTTTGACAACTTAAATATATACAATGTGGTGATAGCGTGAATAAACCACGTAGCTTATTGGCTTATTTATTCAGGTATAGTTGGTTATTGGTTTCCATCTTCATCTTATCAATATTAGCTGCAGCTCTCACCTTTGATACTTATTACCGCTCAAGAGTGTCTAAGGATCTTTGTGCCTCAACCTTTAGAGCTGTGATTTGGTCATTGGATAATTGGATTGAGAATTTGAAATCATTCTATAGATTGGGTTCTCATTTTTTAGATGACTTTTTGGACAGGATCTATCTTTTTTTTGAAAGAGAACCAGATGCGACAGATCAACGAATTGAGGAAGAATTTCAAAAAATTCTTGGAACAAATGCTACACTGGCAAATTGGTATCTGATAAACCCACTCGGAATAATCGAAAGAACAAACTATGCAACAGATATAGGTGTAGATTTGACAGAAAAGGCCAGTTATTGGAAAAAGCTGCAATCTTTACGAGTATCTGAAAAACATTTTGATCCACTGACATACGAGGTTCGTACTGGAAATCCAAGGTTCTATTCTTATATCAAGTTATCGAATGGGTATCTCTTCGAACTGGGTTTTTCAATACCAAGAGAGCAATTAGATCAACTGGTTAAATTGCTTGATAACCTAAAAAGACAGTTTGTATTCATAACAGAAATATCAATTTACAACGAAAGTCTGGCGCCAGTTTTGCCGACATTTAAAGTCACAGATGTAGATAGAGAGTATTTTTTGAGGCTCGATAATCAGCCTTTTATTGTCAACAATATTGGTGAATGGAAGCAGGCTATTTATGGAAAATGGACTCCAAAAGATCTTCCGGTGGGCTTCAATATAAAGATTCAGATGGACCTTTCGACATTCTCTAGCTTCAAGAAACATTTACTCTGGGTCTTGAATATCACAATACTTGTAATAACGATGTTTTCTATATTGATTATTTATTTTACAACCAAAAAGATACAGCAAATGATCGATGGAGTAGTTAGCCACTTGACAAACTCATCCCAAATTGCACAAAAAACCGGTATACGCGAGATAGACTTTTTGGTAGAAAAATATGATGAACTGGTGAAGAATCTGAACGAGCAGCTCAAACTCAAAGAAGAATTTACTCTCATCTTAAAACATAATATTGAAGAACGAGACAAACTTCAGCAAAAACTTGAAAAACTCGCTTTGACCGATGAACTTACTGGTGTTTATAACAGGCGAGCCGCAATCAGCTTTCTTTCAGATTATCTCAAAGATTTGACTTCAAAACTCAGTGTGTGCTATTTTGATGTGGACCATCTTAAGCTTGTGAACGACAGACTTGGTCATTTATGTGGTGATAAACTCTTGAGTCATGTGGTAGACATCGTAAAAGAACATGTGAGAAGATCAGATTTAGTTGCGAGATTCGGGGGCGATGAATTTCTCATTATATTCCCTCATACTTCTAAAGAACAGGCGCAGTCTGTATTAGACAGAATAGTCCAAAATTTACAGAGGGAAAAACCAGAATGTTTAAAAAATTTTGATATTTCAATAAGTTATGGCTTAGTTGAGATTGATCCTGATAAACCTGCAGATGTTGATCAAATCATAAAGCTGGCAGATGAGAGGATGTACAACCAGAAAAAGGAAAAGCAGGGGCAAAGCCCCCACTCAAATTTTGAATCTCGCGAGCGCTTCGATCAATCTCCTTGACATCTCCATCAGTTGTTCGCTTGCTTCGCTAACTCTATGTGCACCATCAGTCTGTTCTTTTACCAATTCCAACATATGTTCAACTTGTTGCACGATACTGGTCACAGCCTTTGTTGCATTGTCCATTGCACTGGCCATTTCCTGAGTAGCTGCACTTTGTTCTTGTGCACTTGCAGCCGTCGATTCAACCATACTACCCATTGATTCTACCTCGGACAAAATGTCTTTTAATCGCTTACCTACAACAGATGCTTGTTCACTGGCTTCATCCACGACCTTTGCCGTTTGGTTGGTCTGTTCATCGGCATCTTTTGCGCTTTGTTGAATCTTTCGCAATATATTTGCTATATTTTCGGTGGCAGACTTACTCTGCTCTGCGAGCTTTCTTATCTCATCTGCAACAACTGCAAAGCCCCTACCTGCTTCACCAGCTCTTGCCGCTTCTATTGCTGCATTAAGTGCGAGTAGATTTGTCTGTTCTGCTATAGAATTTATCGTTTCAACAATTGTCGCGATATTCTTTGCGTCTTCAGTTAAACCTCCGACAGTCTTAGTTGTAAGATCTGCTCTCTCTTTTGCTCTGGCTACGATCTCAACGATTTTTTCTATGGCTTTTTCTCCTTCCTTTGCGGAGTTAGTAACTCTTTCTGCCCTTTCACTCAATTGCTGGGTTGATTTTGAAACATTTTGAGCACTTGCTGCTACTTCTTCCACACCAGAACTGACCTGTTGTATGGAGGCAGAAGCATTTTGTATGTTCTTATTTATCTCCTCTGCTCTTGATGAAAGCTTACTCGCTATGTCGCTACTCTGCTGTGCAATTTGTCCAAGTTCTTTGGAGAAGCTGTCTATTGTATTGGCAGAGTCTTTCACCGATCGCATAGATTCTCTCAATGAGACTGCCATTGAGCTAAGGGCTGATGCCATATGAGCTATCTCATCTTTACCCTTTGCCTGGAACTGGGTTGTTAAATCACCACCGCCGAATTGTTCAACGCCTTTCGCCAGAATTTTGATAGGTTTAGAGATCGTGTTTCCAACGATGAACGAGACGAGTACCACTATACCAATGATGACAGCTATGACGATTATCATAACTCTCAACAACGTATTTGCACGCGCCATAAGGTCACTTTCTGGAATCGACATGCCAAGTGTCCAATTAGGACTACCATTGATCGGTGTAAAAAATACAAATGCCTTACTTTTGTCAGGTAGAGTAATTAAACCTGATTCAGTCTGTCCTTGAATCATCTTTTTTCCAAGTTCTTCAAGACCTGAATAACCTTCCTTTGAACTGGCAAGAACATTCAATTTGAGTACGATATCTTTTTGTGGATGAGCAAGTACAAGACCTGTTCCATCCACAATCCAACCATAACCTACCTGCCCCATCTTTATCTGTGAAGTCATATCACTCAATTTATCCAAAGAGATCGTACCACCAAAGATACCTGCTACATTTCCATAGCTGTCGACAACTTTGTGTGCAATCATAAAAACGCTCTTTTTAGTCAAAGGTGATTGATGAACCTCCCCTATAAAAGTCGGTTGATTTTGTCCAACAATCTTTTTGAAAAATTCTCTATTCGTCGCATCAAATGAGACTATACTTGCACTATCTGTTTCCCACATCTGACCTTTGTAATCACAAACAAAATATGTATCAAACACATCTTTTCTGTCTTTGAGTTTTTCTGACAACTGCTGAGCAACCCAATAAGTAGCAGTCACAAGAAAGTCCATTGTACTACTCTGAGCAATGGCTTTCAATTCGAGTGATCTACCACTGATCCATTCACTCACCATTGCGGCATTTCCACGCACTACCTCGGCGCTCAGCTCTTTTGTCAATGGTAGAACCGTGTTTTGTGTCTGAAAATAAATAAATATTCCTAAAATAATAAGCAATGTGATTGTGCTTGTTAAGAACCAAAATAGTATTCTTGATCGTACAGATTTCATTCCATAATCCCTCCTTAAAGTACTCATCTCGTTATATTTTTACCATAATTCTATCACGATCTACACAAGTACTATTATGGCTAAAATCTCAAGATCTTGTTGCGAAGTATTTTCGATTGAATGAGTTTCACCAGGTGCTGTGAAACAAATATCACCTGCTTGTACAGGTATTGCATTGCCATTGTCATTGAAAAGACCCTTGCCAGAGAGCACATAGAAAATTTCAAATTCATTTTCATGTTTGTGTGTTCCAATGGATGATCCTGGTTTGATAGATAATTTTGCAAAAAGCCTTGACTTTCCAAAAAGAAATTGTTTTTCAACCAAATGAAGTATCTCAACTTCCCCCTTGCCATTACGCATGTTGGTGATTTTCTCTGTACGCATTGAGTGTGCATTTATAACCATGCGATCACCTCCAACTATGATTCCATACTCTTTAGAGAAATCAAGTGATTGGACTCTTCGAAAACTGAATTTGGGTTGATAATCGCCCACGGCTGAACTTATTGTGTATATTATACAGCAGATGAGTCGAACCAAGGAAAAAATCTCAGTAATTGATATGGCATTCAAAAATTTATGAAACAGATTGTTCGTAAAATCAATATATAAAAGACCTGTGGCAGTCTTCTAAAAGTTAGCTATAACAAAGTTCCGTTATAGCGATGAATAGCAAGATACATTGAGTTTTCTATACCAAAGTATCATCAGAAAGGCAAAAACAAGAAATTGTTACAAACAAAAAATCGTATACTATATAATGGAAGGCGCCAACCAGGATCCTGGGAAAATACCCCATCGTATATTGCCATAGGTCTAATCTTTCGCTTGATTGTAGATTCAACCAAAAGATATTAATAAAACTCTAACCTTTATAAAAGAAAACTATGTCAGGGACTATATACATAAGGATATTCTTAATCAAGATCAAGTTTTTTTAAAAGGATTGAGTTATCTAAAATTAGAGACTTATCTGAAACTCAAAATGAACACAAGAAAGAAACAAAAAGAAAGTCGACTTTTGGAAAATAAGGGAGACGATAAAGTCTCCCTTATTTTTTTGGTGAACTACTCCGCCTTTTAGAAGATGGAGACTCCTTGCTCGATAGATCATCCAAGCATCAGATGGACTATCATGAAGTACATTACAATCCCTGCAACATCAACTATAGTTGTCAACAAAGGACCAGCCATCAATGCCGGATCTATACGCACCAAACGCGCCAAAAATGGCAGAAAAGCACCTATGGTGTTTGCAAAAATTACGACAACTGTCAAAGCCAAGGAAACCGCAAAACCAACTTTTATAGAGGAACTAATCATCATTGATCTGAAAAACAAAGTCAAGCCAAGCAAAATTCCAAGGACAGAACCAATTAATATTTCACGCAATATGATCTTCCACCAATCTCTTGATTTTATCTCACCAAGTGCCATACCCCTTATGACAAGCGCTGAGATTTGTGAACCAATGTTACCGCCAGTGTCCATCATGGTCGGCATGAAGGCAGCAACTATTGGCAAAGATGCAAGGAAATGTTCGAATTTTGCTATTACATTTCCATTGATACTTTCAATCAAAAGTAGAGCCACAAGCCACGGCAATCTTTTGAAAATCAATTTCCATCCACTAACGTGAAGATAGGGTTCTTCCGTGGTAACAATAGAACTCATCTTTTGAATGTCTTCTGTCGCTTCTTCATCTATCACATCTACGATATCATCGATCGTAATTATTCCTATCAGACGTTGCTCACTGTCCACAACTGGTACAACAAACAAGTCATATTTTCTCATTATCTGAGCAACTTCTTCCTGATCTGTGGTTGCGTAGACAAAAACAGGTTCCGAATTCATGATTTGTTCAACCAAAGATGTTGGTTCTGCAAAAATTAAGTCCTGCAACTCTATGGTGCCAAGTAATTTTCTGGATTTATCTATCACAGGCATCAGATGAACCGTTTCTTTGTCCTTACCCTCCTTCCTGATCTTCTCCAAGGCCTCGCTGATGGTCATACCCAAGTGCAGTTCAAGACATTTTGGTGTTGTCAAACGGCCTGCAGAGTTCTCAGGATAGTTGAGCAAAGACAAAGTGATTTTTCTTTCTTCTGGAGTCAAATAAGAAAGCAGTTTGTTCACAACATTTGCTGGCATTTCTTCTAAGAGTTCTGCTCTATCATCTGGGTCCATTGAGGATATTATTTCTCTGAGTCTCTCTTCTTTGAATAGCTCGATCAACGCCATTTGATCATCGGTCTCAAGTTCACTAAAGACCAAAGCTGCCTGGTCTTTGGGAAGCAGACGAAACACAATTATTTTTTCATCTGGTGGAAGTTCTTCAATCATTTCAAGTATTTCGGCAGGTTCCTGTTGAGTTAATATCGTTTTCAGTGTTCTGAAATCTCCACTTTCAATAAATCTCTTGATGTCAACTTGGACTTTCACTTTCATCGAATCACCTCCTCGAGTATTTATGGCGGCAGACTAAAGGAACTACTGGTGCTTTCCAAAGCAACTCACCTCCTCAAAAATAGTCTTACATTGATATTTTACGCGCTGACGGGCAGTTGTGTTAAGAAAAATCTTTAAAAAACTCACACCGTGAAGTTACAATTATTCAATGATTTCAGATGCTGCCTTTCTCAAGCGATTCATGACAGAGAAGAGTATTCCTTTTGGTTCAAAACCAACAGCGATTGCCACCTTTGTTGCAACTGAATCTACAGTTCTGAGCACATGGAAAAGATTTTGAGCGATCGTGAATGGCTCTTTCAGAGTTCCAAGGACAATTGTCCTTCTACCATAGAACCTTGTAATCATCTCCTGCGGACAGATAACTGGCGCGTCTGGGTATTTCAAAAGTATTTCATCGAGTCTATTCTCATTTATGACAAGGATTAGTGGTTTCTCGGGAGCATAGTGCCTGTAAGCCATACCTGGTGAAAGTGGTCTAACAGGTTCGTTCACTTTTTTCAAAAGGAATTCGGGAATCTCGAGATTTGGTATGAGTTTTTGGATTTCTTCTATCGTGGCAGGACCTGGGCGCAAAAGGATAGGTCTCTCTCTTGAAAAATCCATGATAGTCGATTCTATTCCAAATGGAGTCTCTCCTCCATCAACAATCGCATCGACTAAGCCGTAAAGATCTTCTATCACATGCTCAGCTCTCGTCGGACTGGGTCTACCAGATAAATTCGCGCTTGGAGCTGCTATGGGTGTACCACTCAATTTCAATAATTTATATGCTACCGGATGACTTGGCATCCTGACTGCTACAGTTTCGAGTCCTCCTGTAACTTCCTTAGGGACAACAGGTTTTTTTCTAAATATGAGAGTTACTGGACCGGGCCAGAAAGTATCCATAACTGTTGAAGCCTTTTGGTAATCTTGATCTATAAGATCTTTCAGTTGTTCTCTGTCACATATATGAACAATTAAAGGATTATCTGCAGGTCTTTTTTTTATCTGAAAAATCTTCAGCACAGCCGAGATATTAAAACAGTCTGCCCCAAGGCCATAAACAGTTTCTGTGGGAAATGCAACTACACCACCTTCTCTTATCAAATCAGCAGCTTTACGAAGAACGTCTTCGGCTGGTTTGAGTGGATCTACTTTGATCAACATTGTCATTTTTCTCCCTCCAATCTTTACTTTACCATTACATGTGGTTTTTTCAACCGAAAGTGGTATAATCGAGCTGAAGTTTGTGAATTTATTAACAGGAGGTGGAACAGTTGCCGGATCTATGCACTACAGGCGAGCGTTTGTTCAAAGAGTTAGATGATTACATCAATTCCATTGGTGCAAAGCCAGACAAACTCATATCTGTTTTGCAAAAAGCTCAAGAATTGTTTGGTTATCTTTCAGTAGAAGTACAACAGCACATTGCCGACGCACTCGACATTCCAGTTTCTCAGGTCTATGGAGTTGTGACTTTCTATAACTTCTTTTCTACCAAACCGAAAGGAAAGGTACAAATCAAGGTTTGTTTGGGCACAGCTTGTTACGTTAAGGGTGGAGACAGAGTTTTGGAAAGGTTCTTGGAAGAACTTGGTACAAAACCAGAAGAGCCAACTAAAGATGGACAGTTTTCGATTCATCCCGTCAGATGTCTTGGTGCTTGTAGTATGGCACCGGTGGTTCTTGTGGGTGAAAAGGATTTCTACGGTAGAGTAAAACCCGATATGGTTCCAAGAATTATTGAGAAATATAAGGAGGTGAAGGAACAATGAGCAAAATAAAATCAATCGAAGATCTAATGAAGATCAAAGAGAAAGCAGTCAAGGAACTTCAATTGAGAGACACAGGTAAAAGGGGAAAGATAACGGTGGCAATGGGTACATGTGGTATAGCTGCTGGTGCTAAGGATACTCTCAAAGCCGTGGTTGAGGCTTTGAATGAAAACAACATCAATGATATTTCAGTTGTTCAATCAGGGTGCATGGGTTTATGTGAAGTTGAGCCGACCGTGGAAGTGAGATTAGAAGGGCAGGAACCAGTTGTTTATGGTCATGTGACTCCTGAAAATGCAAAGAGAATAGTGAAGTTACATATAATATCCAACCAAGTTGTCACAGATTTATTAGTTCGAAGAGGAGAAATCTAAGAAGAGGTGATCTGAGTGCCATTGGCAGCGACTACGATCTTGATCTGCGCAGGAGGTGCTTGCATTTCTGCAGGAGAAGAAACTGTGAAGCAAGCACTTGAAAAAGAGATACAAAAATATGCATTGAACGATGTTGTAAGAGTTGTAGAGACTGGTTGTATGGGAGCTTGCAGCTTGGGACCTTTGATGGTGATTTATCCTGAAGGAGTTTTCTACCAGAAATTGACACCGCAGGCTGCAAGGAAAATCGTTGAGGAACATTTGTTAAAAGGAAGGATCGTTAAAGAGTATCTCTACAAAATGCCAACGGGTGAAGTAATTCCTGAAGCTGTTGAAAAACTCCCATTTTTCGCAAAGCAAGTAAAAATCGCCACGCGAAATGTTGGTTATATAGATCCAATGAATATTGAAGAATACATAGCAAGAGACGGTTATTTTGCTCTGGGAAAGGTTTTAAAAGAAATGAGTCCAGAACAAGTTATTGAAGAAATCAAGAAGAGTGGTCTTCGTGGTAGAGGTGGAGCTGGCTTTCCAACGGGTCTCAAATGGGAATTGACCAGAAAGTCTAAGGGTGAGAGAAAATATATAGTCTGCAATGCTGATGAAGGTGACCCTGGAGCTTTCATGGATCGTTCCGTACTTGAAGGAGATCCACATACAATCCTTGAAGCGATGGCCATTGGTGGATATGCCATAGGTGCAAATCAAGGATACATATATGTCAGGGCAGAGTATCCATTGGCTATAGAAAGACTCAATATAGCAATCTCTCAGGCAAAAGAATTTGGTTTTCTTGGAGAAAACATCATGGGTAGTAATTTCAACTTCGATATTGAAATAAGGATCGGTGCAGGAGCATTCGTATGCGGCGAAGAAACTGCTTTGATTGCATCAATCGAGGGAAAACGAGGCCAACCTCGAGTTAAGCCACCATATCCCGCACAAAGTGGAGTGTGGGGATGTCCAACGGTCATAAATAACGTTGAGACTTTTGCTTGTATTCCGCCAATCATAATCAAAGGGGCAGACTGGTTTAAAAATATAGGTACAGAAAAATCACCTGGTACCAAAGTCTTTGCACTCGCCGGTAAGATAACCAATACAGGTCTGGTTGAGGTCCCAATGGGTATAACCCTGAAGGAACTTCTCTATGAAATAGGCGGAGGTTCATCAACTGGGAAGAAGATTAAAGCAGTACAA
The DNA window shown above is from Thermotoga profunda AZM34c06 and carries:
- a CDS encoding GGDEF domain-containing protein — translated: MNKPRSLLAYLFRYSWLLVSIFILSILAAALTFDTYYRSRVSKDLCASTFRAVIWSLDNWIENLKSFYRLGSHFLDDFLDRIYLFFEREPDATDQRIEEEFQKILGTNATLANWYLINPLGIIERTNYATDIGVDLTEKASYWKKLQSLRVSEKHFDPLTYEVRTGNPRFYSYIKLSNGYLFELGFSIPREQLDQLVKLLDNLKRQFVFITEISIYNESLAPVLPTFKVTDVDREYFLRLDNQPFIVNNIGEWKQAIYGKWTPKDLPVGFNIKIQMDLSTFSSFKKHLLWVLNITILVITMFSILIIYFTTKKIQQMIDGVVSHLTNSSQIAQKTGIREIDFLVEKYDELVKNLNEQLKLKEEFTLILKHNIEERDKLQQKLEKLALTDELTGVYNRRAAISFLSDYLKDLTSKLSVCYFDVDHLKLVNDRLGHLCGDKLLSHVVDIVKEHVRRSDLVARFGGDEFLIIFPHTSKEQAQSVLDRIVQNLQREKPECLKNFDISISYGLVEIDPDKPADVDQIIKLADERMYNQKKEKQGQSPHSNFESRERFDQSP
- a CDS encoding methyl-accepting chemotaxis protein, with translation MKSVRSRILFWFLTSTITLLIILGIFIYFQTQNTVLPLTKELSAEVVRGNAAMVSEWISGRSLELKAIAQSSTMDFLVTATYWVAQQLSEKLKDRKDVFDTYFVCDYKGQMWETDSASIVSFDATNREFFKKIVGQNQPTFIGEVHQSPLTKKSVFMIAHKVVDSYGNVAGIFGGTISLDKLSDMTSQIKMGQVGYGWIVDGTGLVLAHPQKDIVLKLNVLASSKEGYSGLEELGKKMIQGQTESGLITLPDKSKAFVFFTPINGSPNWTLGMSIPESDLMARANTLLRVMIIVIAVIIGIVVLVSFIVGNTISKPIKILAKGVEQFGGGDLTTQFQAKGKDEIAHMASALSSMAVSLRESMRSVKDSANTIDSFSKELGQIAQQSSDIASKLSSRAEEINKNIQNASASIQQVSSGVEEVAASAQNVSKSTQQLSERAERVTNSAKEGEKAIEKIVEIVARAKERADLTTKTVGGLTEDAKNIATIVETINSIAEQTNLLALNAAIEAARAGEAGRGFAVVADEIRKLAEQSKSATENIANILRKIQQSAKDADEQTNQTAKVVDEASEQASVVGKRLKDILSEVESMGSMVESTAASAQEQSAATQEMASAMDNATKAVTSIVQQVEHMLELVKEQTDGAHRVSEASEQLMEMSRRLIEALARFKI
- a CDS encoding cupin domain-containing protein; the encoded protein is MVINAHSMRTEKITNMRNGKGEVEILHLVEKQFLFGKSRLFAKLSIKPGSSIGTHKHENEFEIFYVLSGKGLFNDNGNAIPVQAGDICFTAPGETHSIENTSQQDLEILAIIVLV
- the mgtE gene encoding magnesium transporter; translated protein: MKVKVQVDIKRFIESGDFRTLKTILTQQEPAEILEMIEELPPDEKIIVFRLLPKDQAALVFSELETDDQMALIELFKEERLREIISSMDPDDRAELLEEMPANVVNKLLSYLTPEERKITLSLLNYPENSAGRLTTPKCLELHLGMTISEALEKIRKEGKDKETVHLMPVIDKSRKLLGTIELQDLIFAEPTSLVEQIMNSEPVFVYATTDQEEVAQIMRKYDLFVVPVVDSEQRLIGIITIDDIVDVIDEEATEDIQKMSSIVTTEEPYLHVSGWKLIFKRLPWLVALLLIESINGNVIAKFEHFLASLPIVAAFMPTMMDTGGNIGSQISALVIRGMALGEIKSRDWWKIILREILIGSVLGILLGLTLFFRSMMISSSIKVGFAVSLALTVVVIFANTIGAFLPFLARLVRIDPALMAGPLLTTIVDVAGIVMYFMIVHLMLG
- a CDS encoding L-threonylcarbamoyladenylate synthase, translated to MTMLIKVDPLKPAEDVLRKAADLIREGGVVAFPTETVYGLGADCFNISAVLKIFQIKKRPADNPLIVHICDREQLKDLIDQDYQKASTVMDTFWPGPVTLIFRKKPVVPKEVTGGLETVAVRMPSHPVAYKLLKLSGTPIAAPSANLSGRPSPTRAEHVIEDLYGLVDAIVDGGETPFGIESTIMDFSRERPILLRPGPATIEEIQKLIPNLEIPEFLLKKVNEPVRPLSPGMAYRHYAPEKPLILVINENRLDEILLKYPDAPVICPQEMITRFYGRRTIVLGTLKEPFTIAQNLFHVLRTVDSVATKVAIAVGFEPKGILFSVMNRLRKAASEIIE
- a CDS encoding NADH-quinone oxidoreductase subunit NuoE family protein; this encodes MPDLCTTGERLFKELDDYINSIGAKPDKLISVLQKAQELFGYLSVEVQQHIADALDIPVSQVYGVVTFYNFFSTKPKGKVQIKVCLGTACYVKGGDRVLERFLEELGTKPEEPTKDGQFSIHPVRCLGACSMAPVVLVGEKDFYGRVKPDMVPRIIEKYKEVKEQ
- a CDS encoding (2Fe-2S) ferredoxin domain-containing protein; protein product: MSKIKSIEDLMKIKEKAVKELQLRDTGKRGKITVAMGTCGIAAGAKDTLKAVVEALNENNINDISVVQSGCMGLCEVEPTVEVRLEGQEPVVYGHVTPENAKRIVKLHIISNQVVTDLLVRRGEI
- the nuoF gene encoding NADH-quinone oxidoreductase subunit NuoF codes for the protein MPLAATTILICAGGACISAGEETVKQALEKEIQKYALNDVVRVVETGCMGACSLGPLMVIYPEGVFYQKLTPQAARKIVEEHLLKGRIVKEYLYKMPTGEVIPEAVEKLPFFAKQVKIATRNVGYIDPMNIEEYIARDGYFALGKVLKEMSPEQVIEEIKKSGLRGRGGAGFPTGLKWELTRKSKGERKYIVCNADEGDPGAFMDRSVLEGDPHTILEAMAIGGYAIGANQGYIYVRAEYPLAIERLNIAISQAKEFGFLGENIMGSNFNFDIEIRIGAGAFVCGEETALIASIEGKRGQPRVKPPYPAQSGVWGCPTVINNVETFACIPPIIIKGADWFKNIGTEKSPGTKVFALAGKITNTGLVEVPMGITLKELLYEIGGGSSTGKKIKAVQTGGPSGGCIPSEYFDTPVDYESLQKLGAIMGSGGMIVMDEDDCMVDVARFFLEFTVDESCGKCTPCREGTRQMLKILNKITSGEGTEEDLEELEHLASVIKDTSLCGLGQTAPNPVLSTLRYYRKEYEAHVKEKRCPSLKCKQLIRYVIDAAKCVGCTACARVCPVNAISGEVRKAHRIDNEICIRCGSCIEVCRFGAISKVSP